Proteins from a genomic interval of Symmachiella macrocystis:
- a CDS encoding SirB1 family protein: MEFDSDYRCDTEFSKLLTRRSNVDLTVAALELARDAYPDLDFEETLNWIDATGKQISGKVAAAKSEREALQIIADCISVQHAISGDTETYSDPDNSYLHRVIQRQRGIPISLSLLYMAVARRAGLTLHGVSTPAHFLTRYEAVDGPVFVDAFCGGCVLSFDETLHRASQASGLPPEQCEVLLEPASARKTVVRMLNNLKAIHSQTGNWPAAWMVQHRLVLLQPGSYDQRRDLGLIALRANRPGQAIDVLQCCLKSCPPEEAEHLTAQLAVARQEVTRWN; encoded by the coding sequence ATGGAGTTTGATTCCGACTATCGTTGCGACACGGAATTTTCCAAGTTGCTGACACGGCGGTCCAACGTTGATCTCACTGTCGCGGCACTTGAACTGGCGCGCGACGCCTATCCCGATTTGGATTTTGAGGAAACGCTCAATTGGATCGACGCGACGGGTAAGCAGATTTCAGGAAAAGTCGCAGCTGCGAAGTCCGAACGGGAGGCTTTGCAAATTATCGCGGATTGCATTTCCGTTCAGCACGCAATTTCCGGCGATACGGAAACCTACAGCGATCCCGACAACAGCTACCTGCACCGAGTGATCCAACGGCAGCGAGGCATTCCGATCAGTTTGTCCTTGCTGTATATGGCGGTCGCCCGTCGCGCCGGTTTGACATTGCACGGGGTCTCCACTCCCGCGCATTTTCTCACGCGGTATGAAGCGGTGGATGGACCGGTATTTGTCGATGCCTTTTGCGGCGGCTGTGTGTTGTCATTCGATGAAACATTGCACCGCGCCAGCCAAGCATCCGGACTGCCCCCGGAACAATGTGAAGTCTTGTTAGAACCGGCCTCCGCGCGAAAAACCGTGGTTCGCATGCTCAACAACCTCAAGGCGATTCATTCGCAAACGGGAAATTGGCCCGCCGCGTGGATGGTGCAACATCGGCTCGTTTTGTTACAACCTGGATCGTACGACCAGCGCCGCGACCTAGGACTGATCGCCCTCCGCGCGAACCGCCCCGGCCAAGCGATCGACGTGCTGCAATGTTGCTTGAAGAGTTGCCCGCCTGAAGAAGCCGAACATCTGACCGCACAACTTGCTGTCGCACGACAGGAAGTGACACGCTGGAATTGA
- a CDS encoding VIT domain-containing protein, which produces MTNESFSDQPDHDEERMMEMFRSLDSSALPPNRVFLEELRQRSTEEFVRNDARSSAVAPVANPPSTAPVVWNGRWVVVAVAALVVCVGFFFSPLSQEQPALAFGEVLAKVAAADTLHLQLTRNGKTDEVWIRQPGQMRWQEDPARYRIVQGSRLWRIDEEENVVADEDSPYFDGVDSHFDILQLLQVDQTDAIAAKFQRRPSGQTRRDGKDCYVYQLQFAGEDGVTNEDISIEALVEMKTNELRWLETKVRRDGRFVPAGEIRVLALNRPIDDEKFVVGAQLTEDGRIGKVSDVQGLVTIKPVMNRRWTPVGGPMLIKPGDWLRTDIRGPNAAEVKLEGGGTITLGPGSLIELIKPGDVRLLQGEAQIAAAEKPVTLRGPGEQVIPVAETQFFRIDDEKLAMVADKPLWLTGFEGTTTNEVMGSLIANVDDRNVSLTIGAHHVKVEIRDQIARTTIEESFVNHTGSRLEGVFHFPLPANASISGFGMWIGDELVEADIVEKQRAREIYETILREKRDPGLLEWTGGNIFKARVFPILPYSEKRIKITYTQVLPLRGHQYRYSYGLQSEMLKQTPLRELSIDLKVHSAMPLAQVTCPTHPTRIEVAGNSGHVEFTAQDYRPTRDFEAVIEVADHQADVVMIPHRRGEDGYFLMQLMPPAGEGRWQRDVLPNGDPLDLLLITDTSGSMNRSQRAKQTEFVATLLASLSPQDRFNLICSDVQSHAVFKEPVAATEDNVAVVLQFLDGRVSLGWTDLDAAFSQAMPRVQSQTHVVYVGDGIVNTTDADPIAFANRLKRMYADQGTFHAVATGNSYESSVLQAIASLGGGSWRAVSGEKGPRVIATELLQEISQPALRDIQVEFQGLQVAAVYPEQLPNVPAGRQQVILGRYLPEGRDQVGDVIVTGKLNGETVRYRSRVTLADAESGNSFIPRLWARSHLDHLLAQGTSQSIQDEIIALSEEFHIMTPYTSLLVLESDADRERFKVERRFQMRDGERFFAKGLEDANYELKQKQMLAAKEWQTQMRAAVLQELSAMGRTIPVTSQSAAVSTPRSGGMAGVGGSLRGNGKYDSYFGRGKDSPDFGIVGKKNWNLGFSDGNGIFTDRLSVLGDLPQQGETWDYKERDSSTFSYEYADGDFSSSFDGGLGLPSASWTNPRMLDLEVGLDAIDEVEQFYLWDGPALGEKIGRRSRRSSRMEESNSPFFGGTRLSYQFESKFASGPSLSNRAYAGVELVSSSGTHVLRPVVPQVPGVPQPRKPQPPPENWPAAAVELADSLLRTEQLAGLKSGLEITRTSEYFEPRWKTTTTRSERLELVSPTAWLMRNEQIGSQTFIHWCDEKQRGILSEAFLLGQVRDSEPEDLKQPPLDFSDYSVHSIAGRYSSYTATMLPAGENRATLVLQYPDDDDRTVTFLIDTMRHVLLKVINANDGESSETTYSDFVEVGGRWWVQQIEYTNTAGERTRLIRQTVTALEPEAFDKRKQSALALREQALLFPQPLPTVHAARRAIASGDAQFEHYVTMLLYHAVTQQWDRVWEVMPSLEQAAAGKPGIRWVRDQVFRISRRNHELQRRLLEEAAAIAKQPVADDLFLAEFLAGQTSGILQANEQMELHDSLKPVFDRQVDSVQGPKRWLQRRANLLNSSGRARAALEVYQLLATTYPHDMHLQTQYAHMLANRNQYTAAYEWLDNVLQSQPLWNDQERSSLRETYAGLLRVQSRYPDLVAYLAQWTAENPTHHNVYGQYLNALIWNGQLEQAEQLMTDGFALVKQAEPLSDAQMAQLTAAVRLAIGRGYRLRTDRLLDKWEQPLADVVRQSFQIAQLRTLANEIMGSSVFSRSEASREIRTELAEQILGMLESFKPRQIHIYTEWLSANNPEIKQATWNSIAETLQKRWDAVDHENLRRPLGDVLQWIYSQHFDVRTQLEFLRARLARSSDRHHDQQVSALFNLLLGQPWSPEFEDELWSLVPNTAEHWGAPQRLSLQVDRLRQLIDRLTGSRFDAEWQKVEHPEKLKRDEYRDKRKQAMRQARTAVADRLAVEMDKQQSPLRDWYQAELVYANIELDRDLEQAVTQCWKLLGETPPVETAETRLAGTATLRERALVTLMNLAARKTATAAEIARLLAYIDAGIAAGGESVERWRHQKYLMLVALDRADDLSAALRLWISQSEFTNQWRVVLARLLAERGELEAAVKLFETVEHDKELSPADYRVLAEWYMALDRRDDYEGALLQVYAASGEHELQNWLWNQRRQQNNNQLTTELDPQVLYALRSLLARATHPQNHLSLVREFYQLNHDFRLLESLAGAVVGQTPERVYPFLQGMSSVLAEIRDEATADELLANIVAVRKQAKSATDRRALDLLEVLVERRAAELQNQPGPHAAAAIAALKRAFNRPWETGEQRLMAEFLNSLGKISQTDLAQEQVRELHELFELATPGTEARLYIGHRLAISSARYGKLDTAVRWLQVVLNEYELGNKGFVLQDIQGPIYSCLEYLERQQHFAAAEELVVHWNKLLGDQALQVRLNAVYLSALQQGGNVSLGSGAELYRNLQQRLKQQLSVAADARRYELVSLLCGVYRAAHDQQIAASQEDLQGFAAGVIPNLLKHQQSQYEGIIRRVNETLDAVVGPAKALEFLVSSMEAEPARYRYSRNDSWNHFAGRINDLRKRIANLGALKLPLLSLVTRELRRDLLSQQPRNQAIYHSGYSEFWQQQTAAFAAVAEEVLAAHRDSPAVITYVANYLYNGLQQFDRAIQIYFQANDRGLLDEGGKYALVIALQGRQRYGESIPVLRDLVERAAGNLEYRARLMEAYHYAQRPEDLVAFIDETDEYFHADDRWNEAAIATLARGCLVGDLNERAIGYFNEAIALHQRTRPNRGVGDGVLSDYYQEVSTAHVELGQTDKAVEAACGAIVSWGRRQNQRQQAIDSLVDVLRGIPDRDAYVARLDAETEKTGQDRPMVRRALGQAYLQLGQPQAAATQLELAIELQPADMQAQKLLLECYEKLKEQPKIIAQLLRMTELQPREIDLYRRLGAQLSDDAAQQERAYTSIVEATPNESEGHVMLAEIRQSQNNWEAASKHWEAVAEIRKLEPTGLLGLAKAQIHQRQWPAAEKTLDKLRNTKWPKRFDKMNAQTRELQRQVDQHIE; this is translated from the coding sequence CGCTGTCGCAGGAACAACCAGCGTTGGCGTTTGGTGAGGTATTGGCCAAAGTTGCCGCAGCGGACACGTTACATCTGCAATTGACCCGCAATGGAAAAACGGACGAAGTCTGGATTCGGCAGCCGGGGCAAATGCGGTGGCAGGAGGATCCGGCGCGGTATCGCATCGTGCAGGGTTCGCGTTTGTGGCGGATTGATGAAGAGGAAAACGTGGTGGCGGATGAAGATTCGCCTTATTTCGACGGCGTGGATTCGCACTTTGACATTTTGCAATTGCTGCAGGTGGATCAGACGGACGCCATAGCTGCAAAGTTTCAGCGGCGGCCCAGCGGGCAGACTCGGCGGGATGGCAAGGATTGTTACGTCTATCAATTGCAGTTCGCCGGGGAGGACGGTGTTACTAATGAAGATATCAGTATTGAAGCATTGGTCGAAATGAAAACCAATGAACTGCGTTGGCTGGAAACCAAAGTCCGCCGCGACGGCCGTTTTGTGCCGGCCGGAGAGATTCGTGTGTTGGCGCTGAATCGTCCGATTGATGATGAGAAATTTGTTGTTGGAGCGCAGCTCACCGAGGATGGGCGGATTGGCAAGGTTTCCGACGTGCAGGGACTAGTCACGATCAAACCGGTCATGAATCGGCGTTGGACACCGGTCGGCGGACCAATGTTGATCAAGCCGGGGGACTGGCTGCGGACCGACATCCGCGGGCCGAATGCGGCGGAGGTGAAATTGGAAGGGGGCGGCACGATCACGCTCGGTCCGGGATCGCTGATCGAATTGATCAAACCGGGCGACGTCCGTCTGCTGCAAGGGGAGGCGCAGATCGCCGCTGCGGAAAAACCAGTGACCCTCCGCGGTCCGGGCGAACAGGTGATTCCAGTTGCCGAGACACAGTTTTTCCGCATCGATGATGAAAAACTTGCGATGGTCGCAGATAAGCCGCTGTGGCTCACGGGATTTGAAGGGACGACGACCAACGAGGTTATGGGGTCGCTGATTGCCAACGTCGACGATCGAAACGTTTCGCTGACGATCGGTGCGCACCATGTCAAAGTCGAAATCCGCGATCAAATTGCCCGCACGACGATTGAAGAATCGTTCGTCAATCATACCGGCTCGCGGTTGGAAGGGGTGTTCCACTTTCCGCTGCCGGCGAACGCGTCGATCTCTGGATTCGGCATGTGGATTGGCGATGAGCTTGTCGAAGCGGACATTGTTGAGAAACAACGGGCGCGGGAAATCTACGAAACGATCCTCCGCGAGAAGCGGGATCCGGGACTGTTGGAATGGACCGGCGGGAACATTTTTAAGGCCCGTGTGTTTCCGATTTTGCCGTACTCAGAAAAGCGAATCAAAATTACCTACACGCAGGTGTTGCCGTTGCGGGGGCATCAGTACCGATACAGTTATGGCCTGCAGAGTGAGATGCTCAAGCAGACGCCGCTTCGCGAATTGTCGATCGACTTGAAAGTGCATTCGGCCATGCCATTGGCCCAGGTGACTTGCCCGACGCATCCGACGCGGATCGAGGTGGCTGGGAATTCTGGGCATGTGGAATTCACCGCACAGGATTATCGACCGACGCGCGACTTTGAAGCGGTGATCGAAGTCGCCGACCACCAAGCTGACGTGGTGATGATTCCGCACCGGCGAGGTGAGGATGGGTATTTTCTGATGCAATTGATGCCGCCCGCCGGAGAAGGCCGTTGGCAGCGCGATGTGTTGCCTAACGGCGACCCGTTGGATCTGTTACTGATCACAGATACGTCCGGTTCGATGAATCGTTCCCAACGCGCGAAACAAACAGAGTTCGTCGCTACGCTGTTAGCGTCGCTGTCGCCGCAAGACCGATTCAATCTGATTTGCAGCGACGTGCAATCGCACGCGGTCTTTAAGGAACCGGTTGCGGCGACGGAGGACAACGTCGCCGTGGTTCTGCAGTTTCTGGATGGTCGCGTTTCGTTGGGATGGACGGATTTGGATGCGGCGTTTTCCCAAGCGATGCCGCGCGTCCAATCGCAGACACACGTCGTTTATGTCGGCGACGGGATCGTGAATACGACGGATGCCGATCCAATCGCGTTTGCCAATCGTTTAAAGCGGATGTATGCCGATCAGGGGACATTCCATGCGGTTGCGACTGGGAACAGTTATGAATCCTCGGTATTGCAAGCAATCGCCTCATTGGGCGGCGGGTCATGGCGGGCGGTCAGTGGCGAGAAGGGGCCGCGGGTGATTGCGACAGAATTGCTGCAGGAAATTTCACAACCGGCGCTGCGCGACATACAGGTTGAGTTTCAAGGTCTACAGGTCGCCGCCGTTTATCCCGAGCAATTGCCGAATGTCCCGGCGGGGCGGCAACAAGTGATTCTTGGTCGGTATCTGCCCGAAGGGCGCGATCAGGTGGGGGATGTGATCGTGACCGGCAAGCTCAATGGCGAGACAGTTCGCTATCGCAGTCGCGTGACGTTAGCCGATGCGGAGTCGGGCAATTCGTTCATCCCGCGATTGTGGGCACGAAGCCATTTGGATCATCTGTTGGCGCAAGGAACGTCGCAGTCGATTCAAGACGAGATCATTGCCCTGTCCGAAGAGTTCCACATCATGACGCCGTATACGTCGTTATTGGTGCTGGAAAGCGATGCGGACCGCGAACGATTCAAGGTCGAGCGGCGTTTTCAAATGCGCGACGGCGAGCGGTTTTTTGCCAAAGGGCTGGAAGACGCGAACTATGAACTCAAGCAAAAACAAATGCTGGCCGCCAAGGAGTGGCAAACGCAAATGCGGGCAGCTGTGCTGCAGGAACTCTCGGCGATGGGGCGGACGATTCCGGTGACGAGTCAAAGCGCAGCGGTGTCGACTCCGCGCTCGGGGGGAATGGCAGGCGTCGGGGGGAGTCTGAGGGGTAATGGAAAATATGATTCGTACTTTGGCCGTGGTAAAGACAGTCCCGACTTTGGCATAGTCGGCAAAAAGAATTGGAACTTAGGATTCTCCGATGGCAACGGTATTTTTACCGACCGTCTCTCTGTCTTAGGTGATTTGCCGCAGCAGGGCGAGACTTGGGACTACAAAGAACGAGACTCCTCAACATTTTCTTATGAGTACGCCGACGGGGATTTCTCGTCGTCATTCGACGGTGGGTTGGGGTTACCGAGCGCCAGTTGGACTAATCCTCGTATGTTGGATCTGGAAGTAGGGTTGGATGCCATTGATGAGGTTGAGCAGTTCTATTTGTGGGACGGCCCGGCGCTGGGAGAAAAAATTGGGCGACGGTCCCGCCGGTCTTCCAGAATGGAAGAATCAAATTCGCCGTTTTTCGGTGGAACGCGATTGTCGTATCAGTTTGAGTCAAAGTTTGCTTCCGGGCCGTCTCTCAGTAATCGCGCTTACGCCGGTGTCGAGTTGGTCTCGTCGTCCGGAACGCATGTTCTTCGCCCCGTTGTACCACAGGTACCGGGAGTGCCGCAGCCGCGCAAGCCACAACCACCGCCCGAAAATTGGCCGGCCGCTGCAGTGGAGTTGGCGGACAGTCTGCTTCGCACGGAACAATTGGCCGGGCTGAAATCCGGGTTGGAAATCACGCGGACGAGCGAATATTTCGAGCCGCGTTGGAAGACGACTACGACGCGGTCGGAGCGGTTGGAATTGGTTTCGCCAACGGCGTGGTTGATGCGCAATGAACAGATTGGCAGCCAGACGTTCATTCATTGGTGCGATGAAAAACAGCGGGGGATTCTTTCCGAAGCATTTTTGCTGGGACAGGTCCGCGACTCCGAACCGGAAGATCTCAAACAACCGCCGCTGGATTTTTCAGACTATTCAGTGCATTCGATTGCCGGTCGGTATTCGTCCTACACAGCGACTATGTTGCCAGCGGGTGAGAACCGCGCCACGCTCGTGCTGCAGTATCCTGATGACGACGACCGCACGGTCACGTTTTTGATTGATACGATGCGACACGTGTTGTTGAAAGTCATCAACGCGAACGATGGTGAATCCAGCGAAACGACCTACAGTGATTTTGTCGAAGTCGGCGGCCGTTGGTGGGTGCAGCAGATCGAGTACACCAATACTGCTGGCGAACGGACGCGATTGATTCGCCAAACCGTCACGGCTTTGGAACCGGAAGCATTTGATAAGCGAAAGCAGTCGGCGCTCGCGCTGCGGGAGCAAGCGCTCCTGTTCCCGCAGCCGCTGCCGACCGTGCACGCAGCACGCCGAGCGATCGCCAGTGGCGATGCTCAATTCGAGCATTATGTAACTATGCTGTTGTATCACGCGGTCACGCAGCAATGGGACCGCGTTTGGGAGGTAATGCCCAGCTTGGAGCAGGCAGCGGCGGGGAAACCGGGCATACGGTGGGTGCGCGATCAAGTGTTCCGCATCAGCCGTCGAAATCACGAGTTACAGCGCCGCTTACTTGAGGAAGCGGCAGCGATTGCCAAGCAACCGGTAGCCGATGATTTGTTCCTCGCGGAATTTCTGGCGGGACAGACGTCCGGCATTTTGCAGGCGAACGAACAGATGGAATTGCACGATTCGCTCAAACCGGTGTTCGACCGCCAGGTGGACTCTGTGCAGGGGCCGAAACGTTGGTTACAGCGTCGCGCGAACTTGCTGAATAGCAGCGGCCGGGCCCGCGCTGCCTTGGAGGTATATCAACTCTTGGCAACGACGTATCCGCACGACATGCACCTGCAAACACAATATGCCCATATGTTGGCGAATCGGAATCAATATACGGCTGCATATGAATGGCTCGACAACGTACTCCAGTCGCAGCCGCTGTGGAATGATCAGGAACGATCCTCGTTGCGAGAGACCTACGCCGGTTTACTTCGCGTGCAGTCGCGGTATCCGGATCTGGTCGCCTATCTGGCGCAATGGACCGCCGAGAATCCGACCCACCACAACGTGTATGGTCAATATCTCAACGCACTGATTTGGAACGGTCAATTGGAACAGGCGGAACAGTTGATGACCGATGGGTTTGCGCTTGTGAAACAGGCGGAGCCGCTTAGCGATGCACAGATGGCACAATTGACCGCCGCCGTGCGATTGGCGATTGGTCGTGGCTATCGATTACGGACGGATCGGCTCTTGGACAAATGGGAACAGCCGCTCGCCGACGTGGTACGGCAAAGTTTCCAGATCGCACAACTGCGGACCCTGGCCAATGAAATCATGGGAAGTTCGGTCTTCAGTCGCAGCGAAGCCAGTCGGGAGATTCGTACGGAATTGGCTGAACAAATTCTCGGTATGTTGGAATCATTCAAACCCCGTCAAATCCACATCTATACCGAATGGCTATCGGCAAACAATCCAGAAATCAAACAGGCAACGTGGAACAGCATTGCCGAAACATTACAGAAGCGTTGGGACGCGGTCGATCACGAGAATTTGCGACGCCCATTGGGAGACGTTTTGCAGTGGATTTATTCGCAGCATTTCGATGTGCGGACGCAACTAGAGTTTTTACGTGCTCGATTGGCGCGGTCCAGTGACCGTCATCACGATCAGCAGGTGTCCGCCCTGTTTAATTTGCTGTTGGGGCAGCCATGGTCGCCCGAGTTTGAAGACGAATTGTGGTCGCTTGTTCCCAATACGGCTGAACATTGGGGCGCGCCGCAACGGTTGTCGCTTCAAGTCGACCGGTTACGACAACTCATAGATCGCTTGACGGGATCACGATTCGATGCCGAGTGGCAAAAGGTCGAACATCCCGAGAAATTGAAACGTGATGAATATCGTGACAAACGCAAACAGGCGATGCGGCAGGCCCGCACGGCTGTCGCGGATCGCTTGGCGGTCGAAATGGACAAGCAACAGTCGCCGCTGCGGGATTGGTACCAAGCGGAATTGGTGTATGCCAACATCGAGCTTGATCGCGATCTGGAACAAGCCGTCACGCAGTGCTGGAAGCTGCTCGGCGAAACGCCTCCCGTGGAAACCGCAGAGACGCGATTGGCCGGAACGGCGACGCTGCGGGAACGGGCGTTGGTGACGTTGATGAATCTTGCTGCCCGCAAAACCGCAACAGCAGCGGAAATTGCGCGGTTGCTGGCCTATATAGATGCCGGCATTGCCGCCGGGGGAGAGTCTGTAGAAAGATGGCGGCACCAAAAATATCTGATGTTAGTCGCCTTGGACCGTGCCGACGATCTTTCAGCCGCATTAAGACTCTGGATTTCACAAAGTGAATTTACCAACCAGTGGCGAGTTGTCCTGGCCCGCTTGCTGGCCGAACGAGGTGAGCTTGAAGCAGCGGTGAAGTTATTCGAAACGGTCGAGCACGACAAAGAACTCTCGCCGGCCGATTATCGGGTGCTGGCAGAGTGGTATATGGCGCTCGATCGCCGGGACGATTACGAAGGGGCGCTGTTGCAAGTTTATGCCGCGAGCGGAGAACACGAACTGCAAAATTGGTTGTGGAATCAACGCCGACAGCAAAACAATAATCAACTGACCACGGAACTGGATCCGCAAGTTCTCTACGCTTTGCGGTCCTTGCTCGCCCGAGCGACACATCCGCAGAACCATCTCTCGCTGGTGCGGGAATTCTATCAACTCAACCATGACTTTCGTTTGTTGGAAAGCCTGGCGGGTGCGGTTGTGGGGCAGACGCCGGAGCGGGTGTATCCGTTCTTGCAAGGCATGTCGTCGGTGTTGGCGGAAATTCGCGACGAAGCGACTGCGGATGAGTTGTTGGCCAACATCGTGGCGGTTCGCAAACAGGCAAAATCGGCAACCGATCGGCGGGCGTTGGATCTGCTTGAAGTGCTCGTCGAACGGCGGGCGGCGGAATTGCAAAACCAACCCGGTCCTCACGCTGCTGCTGCAATCGCGGCGCTGAAACGAGCCTTCAATCGTCCTTGGGAAACGGGAGAGCAGCGGCTGATGGCGGAGTTCTTAAATTCGCTCGGCAAGATTTCGCAAACCGATTTAGCGCAGGAGCAAGTGCGCGAACTGCATGAACTTTTTGAACTAGCAACGCCCGGCACCGAAGCGCGGTTGTACATCGGCCACCGCTTGGCGATATCCTCGGCACGGTACGGCAAACTTGATACGGCGGTTCGCTGGTTGCAGGTCGTGCTGAATGAATACGAACTGGGAAACAAGGGCTTCGTGTTGCAGGATATTCAAGGGCCGATTTATTCATGTTTGGAGTATCTCGAAAGGCAACAGCACTTCGCCGCTGCGGAGGAACTTGTTGTCCATTGGAATAAACTATTGGGCGACCAGGCGCTCCAAGTCCGGCTGAACGCTGTGTATTTGAGTGCGTTGCAACAAGGCGGAAACGTGTCGTTGGGGAGCGGCGCGGAGTTGTATCGCAATTTGCAGCAACGGTTGAAACAGCAATTGTCCGTTGCGGCTGACGCGCGGCGCTATGAATTGGTCTCGCTGTTATGTGGCGTTTATCGAGCGGCCCACGATCAGCAGATTGCTGCGAGCCAGGAAGATCTCCAAGGCTTTGCGGCGGGTGTAATTCCTAATCTGCTCAAGCATCAGCAGTCGCAGTACGAAGGGATCATTCGCCGCGTGAATGAAACGTTGGATGCCGTTGTCGGTCCGGCGAAGGCGCTTGAGTTTCTGGTGAGCAGCATGGAAGCAGAACCGGCTCGCTATCGTTATAGCCGCAACGACAGTTGGAACCACTTTGCGGGCCGCATCAATGATTTGCGCAAGCGTATCGCAAACCTCGGCGCGCTCAAGCTCCCGTTGTTGAGTCTTGTCACGCGCGAATTGCGTCGCGATCTGCTGTCGCAGCAACCGCGCAACCAAGCGATCTATCACAGCGGTTATTCGGAGTTTTGGCAGCAACAAACGGCTGCGTTTGCGGCGGTGGCCGAAGAGGTTCTCGCTGCCCATCGCGATTCGCCGGCCGTGATTACGTATGTGGCGAACTATCTCTATAACGGTTTGCAGCAATTCGACCGCGCAATTCAGATTTATTTCCAAGCGAACGATCGTGGTTTGTTGGATGAGGGAGGCAAGTACGCACTCGTGATCGCGCTGCAAGGTCGGCAGCGTTATGGCGAATCGATCCCCGTATTGCGCGACCTCGTCGAGCGCGCTGCGGGCAATCTTGAATATCGAGCGCGGTTGATGGAAGCGTACCACTACGCCCAGCGGCCTGAGGATCTTGTTGCCTTTATCGATGAAACCGACGAGTATTTCCACGCTGACGACCGTTGGAATGAAGCCGCTATAGCGACACTCGCGCGGGGTTGTTTGGTGGGGGATTTGAATGAACGGGCGATCGGTTATTTCAACGAAGCCATTGCGCTGCATCAACGGACGCGCCCCAATCGGGGAGTCGGCGACGGGGTTCTTTCGGATTACTATCAGGAAGTCTCCACGGCGCATGTCGAACTCGGGCAAACAGACAAAGCGGTCGAGGCGGCTTGCGGCGCGATTGTTAGTTGGGGGCGACGACAGAACCAACGGCAGCAGGCCATCGACTCGTTGGTCGACGTCCTCAGGGGCATTCCGGACCGGGACGCCTATGTCGCGCGGCTCGATGCCGAAACGGAAAAGACCGGCCAAGACAGGCCGATGGTTCGCCGCGCATTGGGGCAGGCTTATCTGCAACTCGGTCAGCCGCAGGCAGCAGCGACGCAATTGGAATTGGCAATCGAATTGCAACCGGCCGATATGCAGGCTCAAAAGCTACTGCTGGAGTGTTATGAAAAACTGAAGGAACAGCCGAAGATCATCGCTCAACTACTGCGGATGACCGAATTGCAACCGCGCGAGATCGACCTCTATCGCCGACTCGGCGCACAGCTCAGCGACGATGCCGCTCAGCAGGAACGGGCCTATACGTCGATCGTCGAAGCGACACCGAATGAAAGCGAAGGGCACGTGATGTTGGCGGAGATTCGCCAATCGCAGAACAACTGGGAGGCGGCCAGCAAACATTGGGAAGCGGTCGCCGAGATCCGCAAATTGGAGCCGACCGGCCTGTTGGGCTTGGCCAAAGCACAGATCCATCAACGACAATGGCCTGCGGCGGAGAAGACGTTGGACAAACTTCGCAATACGAAATGGCCCAAGCGATTTGACAAGATGAATGCCCAGACACGAGAATTACAGCGGCAAGTGGATCAACACATCGAATAG
- a CDS encoding AAA family ATPase — protein sequence MQRISIIGSCGSGKTTFARKLAAQLGVRHIEMDAQFWLPNWQPKPIEEFRNWVTAAVADEAWVIDGNYSQGRLRDIYLARATTVVWLNYSYPVTFGRLLKRTFRRISRRETLWGNNFETARMAISSRDSILWWMTKNYRRRRREYRKLFSDDRYAHLQRIEIRRPREAEALLKQSCAPASSIS from the coding sequence GTGCAGCGAATCTCAATCATCGGCTCTTGCGGTTCCGGGAAAACCACATTTGCGCGAAAATTGGCGGCGCAGCTGGGTGTGCGGCACATCGAGATGGACGCACAATTTTGGCTACCCAACTGGCAACCCAAGCCCATCGAAGAATTCCGTAATTGGGTAACCGCCGCTGTCGCCGACGAGGCATGGGTCATTGACGGCAACTACAGCCAAGGTCGCCTGCGGGATATCTATCTGGCGCGCGCCACAACCGTCGTCTGGTTGAACTACTCGTATCCCGTGACCTTCGGCCGCTTGTTGAAACGCACGTTCCGCCGCATCTCTCGCCGCGAAACACTGTGGGGAAACAACTTCGAAACCGCCCGCATGGCAATTAGTTCCCGCGATTCGATTCTGTGGTGGATGACCAAGAATTATCGTCGCCGACGTCGTGAATATCGAAAGCTGTTTAGCGACGACCGGTACGCCCATTTGCAACGCATCGAAATCCGCCGACCGCGCGAGGCAGAGGCGCTGCTGAAACAATCATGCGCGCCGGCATCTTCAATCAGTTGA
- the clpP gene encoding ATP-dependent Clp endopeptidase proteolytic subunit ClpP, whose protein sequence is MSVLVPYVIEKSGREERAMDIYSRLLKDRIIFLGTQVNDAVANNIVAQLLFLQFDDDQSDIHLYINSPGGSVTAGMAIYDTMQYINCDVATYCLGQAASMGALLLTAGAAGKRNALPNARIMIHQPLAGMEGTATDLEIHAKEVIRMKKRLNEILLKHTGQTLEKIEEDTDRDNFMLADEAKSYGLIDNVLESLPIQP, encoded by the coding sequence ATGTCCGTCTTGGTTCCCTATGTGATCGAAAAGAGCGGCCGCGAAGAGCGGGCGATGGATATTTACAGCCGCCTGCTCAAAGACAGAATTATCTTTCTAGGCACGCAGGTCAATGACGCCGTCGCCAACAACATCGTGGCTCAATTGCTGTTCCTGCAGTTCGATGACGATCAATCAGACATTCATCTCTACATCAATTCGCCCGGCGGATCGGTAACGGCCGGCATGGCCATCTACGACACGATGCAATACATCAATTGCGACGTCGCAACGTATTGCCTGGGTCAAGCCGCCAGTATGGGTGCATTGCTGCTCACCGCCGGCGCTGCGGGAAAACGCAATGCCCTTCCTAACGCACGGATCATGATTCACCAGCCGCTCGCGGGCATGGAAGGCACCGCCACCGATCTGGAAATCCACGCCAAAGAAGTCATTCGTATGAAGAAGCGGCTCAACGAGATCCTGCTTAAGCATACCGGCCAAACTTTGGAAAAGATCGAAGAAGACACGGACCGCGACAACTTCATGTTGGCCGATGAAGCCAAATCCTACGGTTTGATCGACAATGTCCTAGAATCACTGCCGATACAGCCGTAA